The Girardinichthys multiradiatus isolate DD_20200921_A chromosome 23, DD_fGirMul_XY1, whole genome shotgun sequence DNA segment TGGAAACCCAAATTTGTCTTCTTCGTAATGAGGGAAAAGTATGGGACCTTTCTTACAGCCTGATGCTTCATACAGCTGGAGGAGTATCTGGCCGCTTCCTCTTACATccctttaaaaatactttaaacctCAGGAATAACATGACCCAAAATGTTGGAAGCTTCTTGACAATGAGTTAAACTAGACGTCTTATAGGTTAGATTAAAAATATCTTTAGATTGTCTCAGATAAGTGAAGATATTAGGTGttacaaaatgaaataatttataaaCATCTGACCTTTGTCCTCTTAATTTCCTGTGTGGCCTAGACAAGCATCGCCTTTAGCCAATTTATGCTTTCCTGGTTTTGGTTATTTACTAAGATTGTATGTAAAGTGacagttttctttaaacagCATATGTAACCAGAAGAAACATTAGatcaatattaaaatgttgcatttagGAGCCATGGTTTTAGTAGCTATTTGCTTTGGTTAATTACAattatgtataaaaataaaattcccTACAGGAAAGTATTTTTCCTCAACTTTCCTCAATTTCTCTATATTCCACATTGTTGTTTTACTTCATTTGTGCATGCCATTGATTGTGTGTTCATAATTGTCACGTATCTGTCTTTTCAGATCAGCTCTCTGGTAAACATGGGCCGCCACTTTGGAGATTTGGCCAAGGTCAGGCATGTGATCACGTACAGTCTGTCACCCTTTGAGCAGAGGGCTTTCCCCAACTACTTCTCAAAGGGTCTCCCCAACTTGTGGAGAAGATTCACAGGTTCTTTCTTCACAGTTGCCCCCCGTGAGTTCTCTCATAATTAGGCTATATTTTGGTTTTACTGTTAGTCACTGTGGGTGAACAGCGTGTGTTTGAATCTGCTTTATCATTttactattttttgtttttcatagactgtttaattttgttcacagctgtatgttattaaTGCCAATAAATCACATAatgtagttattttattttggcaaGTTTTAtccatttaatatttttgccTGAGCTGGCGTGCCTAGTGTTTGTCAGAGAGCGTGAATTTGTTTGGCTTTTACAGCCAGGTTGTTTTACACTTGATAATTAATCTAAGATTGATgagatataaataaataaaaatttattgtAATTTCCAGCAgagttaatttaataaaatatatcctattttgtcagtcagtcattttctactgcttattccataatgggtcacgggggagctggtgcctatctccagcagtctatgggcgagaggcagggtacaccctggacacgtcaccagtccatcgcagggcaacacacaaacaaccatgcacacactaagggcaatttagagttaccaattaacttaacaggcatgtctttggactgtgggaggaagctggagtacccggtgagaacccacgcatgcacggggagaacatgcaaactccatgcagaaagacccccgttcgggaatcaaacccaggaccttcttgctgcaaggcaacagtgctaccaactgcgccaccgtgcatgttctccccgtgcatgcgtgggttctcaccgggtactccagcttcctcccacagtccaaagacatgcctgttaggttaattggtaactctaaattgcccttaggtgtatgagtgtgtgcatggttgtttgtgtgttgccttgtgatggactggtgatctgtccagggtgtaccctgcctctcgcccatagactgctggagataggcaccagctcccccgtgacccactatggaataagcggaagaaaatgactgactgatgatatCCTATTTTGATTAAGGTATGTTGGAGCATTACTTTTAAATTTTACCAAAATAATTTCTCTTGTTTTGTGAAAAATCGTATTTTATATATACTCCATATTCTGAAATGTCTAGTCAGACATACTTTGCTGTCTACATGTGTAGTTTTAGCAGACGTAAACTGCACATCTGGCTGCATAAAATCCAGTAAAGGTGTAAACCTTTGCtaatttttgctttcttttcagCCATGGTCCTCGGGTACCTGACCTACAGCTGGGGCAACAGTGTCCACGAACAAAGCAAGAAGAAGAATCCTGATGACTTCGCCAATGATGAATGAAGATTTGACCATCCCCTGAAAAGCTGCTCTGTTAACTTTAACTCTGTCTAACCAATAAAATGGAAACTAATTGTGTGAAAtcagttggtttttttttttttttttacttaagtcAGAATACTATTCATTCATCCTGCTtcaaatcagttttgtttttttactgaatttATTGGGAATTAATCTTTCTGCAATATTTATCAGGAAATTATTAGATTTGGTTTGTACAGGTAAATGACAAgggattacattttaaaaccattttcagATTTAATCCTTTGAGGGAAATCTCCAGTCTGGGGGAGGCGTTCAGGCCTGGTGGTGTGTATAATGTCAGATGCTTCATTTATTCATAGTTTGTATActacttttgattttttttaaaagttgtacAATGAAAGCAATGCTTGAATCTTAAATAAATAACCCATCCCTGTTATTTGGGATGATTCATTATGGTGATGGTGCATAtcttttaaaacacaaagtttTCTCATTGCATTAAATGAGTGGTGGATTCTGATGGTGCACTTGGAAGGATAAGATGTGGTTTCTTCATCCAGGGTAACTGATACATCTAGCTTTCAATGGCATTCAGACCAAGGTGCCTTTTAAACAGGCAAAATCAACAGGAATTCCACATATAATTAAGAGGGACATAActggaatattttattaaagacaTAGATTCATAGGTGAAGTAGGCAAAAggtcaaatttaaataaaaactaacccAGCGGTTGAAACCTGACTGAGCTAAATGCAGGGCCTGTCGAATACAATTTTTAGACACtcttagaataaaaaaatattaagaacTTTGCAaggttcaattcagtttatttatatagcgccaattcacaacacgtgtcgtctcaaggcacttcacaaaaggtataaaataaaaagtaaatacaatattttaaatacagtaCGATAACTCTGCGTTAAGTTACAGAAGATTCGAGCACTTCTTGATAACTCCAAAATAAATCATGTACCTTCCAACTTGTAGTACCATTTCCGGCCTGATGGTGGCGCACCCTGGCGGACTCCGGTGCGTCTCTGCAGTGGGACGTCATTGGTCGACGATCTGTCAGAAAATTCCTGAACGCTCTCACGCAGATCCGCCGGCGTACCGCACCGCATGCTGCTGTTGCTTAGTTTCATGGAACAAGAGCAAGGGTGGATCAACGTCTGTTGACTTTAAGCCACCAGAGCTGCTACTTTTGATATTAGCATCttactttattttttgaatCCTCCTTATAACTCTATAGCGGTTTAGCTAGTTAGCGAAAACATGTCCGTTGTAGGTTTTGACGTCGGGTTTATGAACTGCTATGTAGCAGTAGCCAGAGCCGGAGGGATTGAAACTGT contains these protein-coding regions:
- the LOC124860526 gene encoding cytochrome b-c1 complex subunit 8, whose protein sequence is MGRHFGDLAKVRHVITYSLSPFEQRAFPNYFSKGLPNLWRRFTGSFFTVAPPMVLGYLTYSWGNSVHEQSKKKNPDDFANDE